One Streptomyces formicae genomic window, GCACCTGGAGCCGGGGTGCCGTCCCTGCGTGGTTCTTTCGACTGCGGGGCGCTGGGGGCTGAGCGCGCAGTTCCCCGCGCCCCTTGCGGGGCGCCCGGCCTTACGGGGCCGCCACGCTCAGCCGAAGAAGACCCCGACCTCCTTGTACAGCGCCGGGTCCACCGTCTTCAGCTTCGCCGTGGCCTGGGCGATCGGGACGCGGACGACGTCCGTGCCCTGGAGCGCCACCATCTTCCCGAAGTCGCCGTCCTTGACGGCCTCGATCGCGTGCAGCCCGAAGCGGGTGGCGAGCCAGCGGTCGAAGGCGCTGGGCGTGCCGCCGCGCTGGACGTGGCCGAGCACCGTGGTGCGCGCCTCCTTGCCGGTGCGGCCCTCGATCTCCTTGGCCAGCCACTCGCCGACGCCGGAGAGCCTGACGTGCCCGAAGGAGTCCTGCGTCCCGTCCTTGAGGACCATCTCGCCGTCCTTGGGCATCGCCCCTTCGGCGACGACCACGATCGGGGCGTACGACGCCTTGAAGCGCGAGGTCACCCAGGCGCAGACCTGGTCGACGTCGAAGCGCTGCTCGGGGATGAGGATGACGTTGGCGCCGCCCGCGAGGCCCGAGTGCAGCGCGATCCAGCCCGCGTGGCGGCCCATGACCTCGACGACCAGGACGCGCATGTGGGACTCGGCGGTGGTGTGCAGGCGGTCGATCGCCTCGGTCGCGATGCCGACCGCCGTGTCGAAGCCGAACGTGTAGTCGGTGGCGGAGAGGTCGTTGTCGATGGTCTTGGGCACGCCGACGACCGGTACGCCGTACTCGTCGGTGAGCCGGGCCGCGACGCCGAGCGTGTCCTCGCCGCCGATCGCGATGAGGGAGTCGACCTCGTACTTGGTGAGGTTCTCCTTGATGCGGCGGACCCCGTTCTCCGCCTTGAAGGGGTTGGTGCGCGACGAACCGAGGATGGTGCCCCCGCGCGGCAGGATGCCGCGGACCGCGGGGATGTCGAGCTGGACGGTGTCGCCCTCCAGGGGACCGCGCCAGCCGTCCCGGAAGCCGACGAAGTCGTAGCCGTACTCCTGCACGCCCTTGCGGACGACGCCCCGGATGACGGCGTTGAGCCCGGGGCAGTCGCCGCCTCCGGTCAGTACTCCGACCCGCATGGAAAAGTCCCTTCGCCTCAGTGACCTGATGCGAGTCACGCTAATGGTGATCCAGGTCACTCAGGGACAGGGCGAATGGTCAATTCCTGGGCGGTACAGGGCAGTTGATCACGTGTGTTCACTCGTACGAGGGGTCGCGCGTCGGCACGGAGGGTCACGCGTCGTCGAGGCCGCGCTCTATCGCGTACCGCACGAGCTCCACCCTGTTGTGCAGCTGGAGCTTGCCCAGGGTGTTCTGGACGTGGTTCTGCACGGTGCGGTGCGAGATCACCAGGCGCTCGGCGATCTGCTTGTAGCTCAGGCCCTTGGCGACCAGGCGCAGCACCTCCGTCTCGCGGTCGGTGAGCTGCGGGGCCTTCTGCTCCTCGGGGGTGCCAGGCGAGGAGTCGGAGGCCAGCCTGCGGTACTCGCCGAGGACCAGGCCCGCGAGGCCCGGGGTGAAGACGGCGTCGCCGACCGCCGTGCGGCGCACCGCGTCGATCAGCTCCTCGGTGGACGCCGACTTCAGGAGATAGCCGGTGGCGCCCGACTTGACCGCCTCCAGGACGTCGGCGTGCTCTCCGCTCGCGGACAGGACGAGGACGCGCAGGGCCGGGTTGGCGCCGACGAGTTCCTTGCAGACCTGGACGCCCGGCTTCAGCGGCAGGTTCAGGTCGAGGACCAGGACGTCGGGGGCGGCGGCCTGCGCGCGGCGGACCGCCTGCTCGCCGTCGCCCGCCGTCGCGACCACGTCGAGGCCCGCCTCCGCCAGGTCGCGGGCGACCGCGTCGCGCCACATCGGGTGGTCGTCGACGACCATGACCTTGATCGCGCCCGCGCCGCCATGGGCGCGCGCACCCGCGCTCTCCTCAGCGCCCGTGCCCGCGCTCCCCCCGGCGCCCGCCACCTGCTCCACCGGCTTTCCCCGCTCTCGCTCGCTCGTCATGGTCTTCCCGCCTTCCCCCGTGCCTCCCGCGCCACGCGCGGGACCTGCAATTCCACTTCCGTGCCCTGGCCCGGTACCGAGATCAGCTCGGCCGTGCCCCCGATGTCCCGCAGCCGCCCCCGGATCGACAGGGCGACCCCGAGGCGCCCCTCCCCCTCGGCCTCGGCGAGCCGTCCCTCCGGGATGCCGGGGCCGTCGTCGCGCACCGTCACGATCACCGCGTCCGGCTCGTCCTCGACGAGGATCCAGGCGTGCGCGTCCGCTCCCGCGTGCCGGTGGACATTGTCCAGTGCGGCACTGACAGCGGCCGCCAGCTCCCTGGCCGCGCGGGGCGGGAGGTGGACCGGTGCCCCGGGCTCCGAGAGGGTCACCTTCGACCCCGCGTACGGGAAGAGCAGGGAGCGCAGGTCGCAGGGGGCCGCGTCGTCCTGCTCCCCGTCCGGCCCTCCGTCCGGTTCCTCGACCACGCGCACGAGAGCGCCCTGCGAGGCGTCCTCCGACGCGTGCGAGGTGCGCACCAGGCCCCCGGCGACCAGGGCGCGCAACGCGACCTCCTGCTCCCCCGCCATCCGGCCGAGCTCGGCGGCCTCGCCGCCCATGGCGCTGCCGCGCCGCTGCACCATCGCGAGGACCTGGAGGACGCTGTCGTGGATGTCGCGGGCGAGCCGTTCGCGCTCGCGGGTCGCTGCCTCGATCTCCAGGGCGCGGGCGAGGGTGCGCTCGGAGGCGCGGGCCACCTCGACGACGTAGCCGATGGCGATGGAGGCGATGCAGACGAGCAGGACGTTGTGCACGGTGGACTGGGTGAGCTCGCCGCGCTGCACGATGTTGGCGACGCCGACGAGCGCGGAGGCGCAGGCCGCCCACCGCCAGCCACCCTTGATCGCGTACGCCAGGACGGCGCCCGCGGTCCATATGGAGGGCAGCGTCGGGCCCTCGCCGACGACCTGCTGGCGCGAGTCGGCGAGCGGGGTGAGCAGGATGCCGGTCAGCGCGACGGCCAGGTCCACGACGAGGAACCGCTTGGTGCAGCTCGCCGCGTTCGCCACCCGGGGCAGCGTGCCGAGCGTCCAGGCGGCGAGCACCGTGAAGTACGCGCAGGCCACCCAGGGGCGGTCGAACTCGTCGTACGCCCGCACGAAGAGCGCGATCGCGTAGAGCATCGTCAGGACGCGGTAGCCGGTGAGCGCGCGCCACAGCGGCTGCTCGACCGACATCCTCATGACTCTCTCGCGCTTGGCCATGTCGTCCCCCACCCCTGAACGGACGCGGCTAGGAGCCGGACCGTTCCTTTGCCTCGGCCTGTTCCGCGGCGGCCTTCTCCGCGGCCTTCTCGGCGGCCTTCTCCGCCGCCTTGGCCGCCTTGGCCTCCTCGGTGATCTGGCGCTTCGCGGCCGTCGCGTACACGTCGACGTACTCCTGGCCGGACAGCTTCATGATCTCGTACATGACCTCGTCGGTCAGCGCGCGCAGCACGAAGCGGTCCTGCTCCATGCCCTGGTAGCGCGTGAAGTCGAGGGGCTTGCCGATGCGGATGCCGGGGCGCATCAGCTTCGGCATCACCTTGCCGGGGGGCTGGATCTTCTCGGTGTCGATCATCGCCACGGGCAGCACGGGGGCGCCGGTGGCGAGCGCCACGCGCGCGAGGCCGCCGGGCTTGCCGCGGTACAGCCGGCCGTCGGGCGAGCGCGTGCCCTCGGGGTAGATGCCGAAGAGCTCGCCGCGCTCCAGGACCTCGATGCCGCTCTTGATGGCCGCCTCGCCCGCGCCGCGCGCGCCGGAGCGGTCCACGGGGAGCTGGCCCACGCCCTTGAAGAAGGCGGCCGTGAGCTTGCCCTTCACACCGGGCGTCGTGAAGTACTCCGCCTTGGCGATGAAGGTGACCTTGCGGTCGAGGACCGCGGGGAGGAAGAAGGAGTCCGAGAAGGACAGGTGATTGCTCGCCAGAATCGCGGGGCCCTCGGCGGGAACGTTCTCAAGGCCCTCCACCCAGGGCCTGAAGCCGAGCTTCAGGGGCCCTCCGATGGCAACCTTCATTGCGCCGTAGATCAAACCGAGTGCCTCCTGTGTCTGTGGATCAGACCTTAACCCGGGGCGCGGGCAATGGGCCCGACGACCCTGGTCGGTGTCAGTCCGGTCGCGTACGGTGAAGTACTCCTCGATTCGCCATGAACCCCCCTCCCCCTCTCACGAAGGAGACCGAAGGTGCCGGTCCTCCCCGGAGCCGAGCCGTACCGCCACGAAGGCGGCGAGGTCGGCGTCCTCCTCTGCCACGGCTTCACCGGATCCCCGCAGTCGCTGCGCCCCTGGGCCGAGTATCTGGCGGAGCGCGGCCTCACCGTCTCGCTGCCCCTGCTGCCGGGGCACGGGACCCGCTGGGAGGACATGCAGGTCACCGGCTGGCAGGACTGGTACGCGGAGGTGGAGCGCGAGCTGCGGGTGCTGCTCGAGCGGTGCGAGCGGGTCTTCGTCTTCGGGCTCTCCATGGGCGGGGCGCTCGCGCTGCGCCTCGCGGCCAAGCACGGGGACGCGATCAGCGGCCTCGTCCTGGTCAATCCGGGGAACAAGGTGCACGGCCTGGCGGCGCACGCGCTGCCCGTCGCGCGGCACCTCATCCCCTCCACCAAGGGCATCGCGAGCGACATCGCGAAGCCCGGCTCGAAGGAGCTCGGCTACGACAGGGTGCCGCTGCACGCCGCGCACTCCCTGCGCCGCTTCTTCCGCCTGGTCGACGCCGAACTGCCGCAGGTGACCCAGCCGTTGGTGGTGCTGCACAGCCCGCAGGACCACGTGGTGCCGCCCGCCGACTCGGCCCGGGTCCTCAGCCGGGTGTCCTCCACGGACGTCCGGGAGGTCCTGCTGGAACAGAGCTACCACGTCGCGACGTTGGACCACGACGCGGACCGGATTTTCGAGGAGAGTCACACGTTCATCGGCCGGCTCGCCCCCAGCGTCGGTAAGGAAGGGACGGCCACCGGTGGCTGAGCACGAGGCGGACCGCGACGAGAGCCGCGAGGAGAAGACCCCCAAGGGCGAGGGCGGCGAGGAGCAGCCGCGCGAGCCCGAGCAGGGCCCCGAGCAGAGCGAGGCGCCCGACGACGGGCTGCCGATCGACGAGGACGCCGCCTGGCAGGCGATCGTCGCGGGGTACGGCGAGGAGCCCGCGGACCCGCCGGGTGCCAAGCCCTTCAAGTCGGTCGAGGACCTGGCACTGCTCGAACCGGAGACGAACGGCTCGGCGAGCGGCCCCGGCAAACCGGACCCCGACGCCAAGTCCGGCACCGACAAGCCGCTCGGCAGCTCCGTCTCCTTCGCGCCGGGAGTCGGCGGCCCGCGCGACTACTCCACGCCCGAGCCCTCCGAGACGGACTTCGACGCGGACGACGAGGGCCACTTCGTACCGCCGGAGCCGCCCCCGCTGCCCCCGGCGGACGTGACGGCCAAGTTCGCCTGGCTCGCGGTGATCGGCGGGCCGCTGCTGATCCTGCTCGCCGTGCTGCTCGGCTGGCAGATGACGTGGTGGCTCACCACCCTCGGCATCGGCGGCTTCCTCGGCGGCTTCGCCACGCTCGTGATGCGGATGGGCGGCGAGGACGACGAGGACGAGGACGACCCGGGGCGCGGCGCGGTCGTCTGACACCACCGACACCCCCGAAGGGCCCGTCCGGACACTCTCCGGGCGGGCCCTTCGGCATCCCTTCGGCATCCCTTCGGCAGCGCGATGGAACCCGATCCCGGCGAGCGGCGAAGGAGAGGTGAACCACCCGCACGAGCCCAAGCCTTCGAGGCGTTCAGACGAACGAAAGGAGCCCCGATGACCGTCGAACCCGGCGTCCCCCTCCGCGCGGGCAGTCGCGAGCAGAGTGACGCCTGGTCAATCGAGCGGTCCCGGGACGAGCCCGAGCGGTTCGCCGTCCTCTTCGACCGGCACGCCGACTCCGTGTACCGGTACGCGGCACGTCGGCTCGGTCCCGAGGCGGCGGAGGACCTGATGGCGGACACCTTCGCCACCGCCTTCAAGCAGCGCCACCGCTACGACCTGGCGCGGGCCGACGCCCGCCCCTGGCTGTTCGGCATCGCGACCAACCTCA contains:
- a CDS encoding 6-phosphofructokinase; this encodes MRVGVLTGGGDCPGLNAVIRGVVRKGVQEYGYDFVGFRDGWRGPLEGDTVQLDIPAVRGILPRGGTILGSSRTNPFKAENGVRRIKENLTKYEVDSLIAIGGEDTLGVAARLTDEYGVPVVGVPKTIDNDLSATDYTFGFDTAVGIATEAIDRLHTTAESHMRVLVVEVMGRHAGWIALHSGLAGGANVILIPEQRFDVDQVCAWVTSRFKASYAPIVVVAEGAMPKDGEMVLKDGTQDSFGHVRLSGVGEWLAKEIEGRTGKEARTTVLGHVQRGGTPSAFDRWLATRFGLHAIEAVKDGDFGKMVALQGTDVVRVPIAQATAKLKTVDPALYKEVGVFFG
- a CDS encoding response regulator: MVVDDHPMWRDAVARDLAEAGLDVVATAGDGEQAVRRAQAAAPDVLVLDLNLPLKPGVQVCKELVGANPALRVLVLSASGEHADVLEAVKSGATGYLLKSASTEELIDAVRRTAVGDAVFTPGLAGLVLGEYRRLASDSSPGTPEEQKAPQLTDRETEVLRLVAKGLSYKQIAERLVISHRTVQNHVQNTLGKLQLHNRVELVRYAIERGLDDA
- the macS gene encoding MacS family sensor histidine kinase, translated to MAKRERVMRMSVEQPLWRALTGYRVLTMLYAIALFVRAYDEFDRPWVACAYFTVLAAWTLGTLPRVANAASCTKRFLVVDLAVALTGILLTPLADSRQQVVGEGPTLPSIWTAGAVLAYAIKGGWRWAACASALVGVANIVQRGELTQSTVHNVLLVCIASIAIGYVVEVARASERTLARALEIEAATRERERLARDIHDSVLQVLAMVQRRGSAMGGEAAELGRMAGEQEVALRALVAGGLVRTSHASEDASQGALVRVVEEPDGGPDGEQDDAAPCDLRSLLFPYAGSKVTLSEPGAPVHLPPRAARELAAAVSAALDNVHRHAGADAHAWILVEDEPDAVIVTVRDDGPGIPEGRLAEAEGEGRLGVALSIRGRLRDIGGTAELISVPGQGTEVELQVPRVAREARGKAGRP
- a CDS encoding lysophospholipid acyltransferase family protein, whose protein sequence is MYGAMKVAIGGPLKLGFRPWVEGLENVPAEGPAILASNHLSFSDSFFLPAVLDRKVTFIAKAEYFTTPGVKGKLTAAFFKGVGQLPVDRSGARGAGEAAIKSGIEVLERGELFGIYPEGTRSPDGRLYRGKPGGLARVALATGAPVLPVAMIDTEKIQPPGKVMPKLMRPGIRIGKPLDFTRYQGMEQDRFVLRALTDEVMYEIMKLSGQEYVDVYATAAKRQITEEAKAAKAAEKAAEKAAEKAAAEQAEAKERSGS
- a CDS encoding alpha/beta hydrolase, translated to MPVLPGAEPYRHEGGEVGVLLCHGFTGSPQSLRPWAEYLAERGLTVSLPLLPGHGTRWEDMQVTGWQDWYAEVERELRVLLERCERVFVFGLSMGGALALRLAAKHGDAISGLVLVNPGNKVHGLAAHALPVARHLIPSTKGIASDIAKPGSKELGYDRVPLHAAHSLRRFFRLVDAELPQVTQPLVVLHSPQDHVVPPADSARVLSRVSSTDVREVLLEQSYHVATLDHDADRIFEESHTFIGRLAPSVGKEGTATGG